ATAGAAACAACCTCGAccattttaatgagaaaaagaacaaagtaaatgCACATGGACAGACTAATTTATACTAGAGGCTTTTAAGCCAAATGAGAATAagtgatatttctgttttcacatgTTAttgaaaaaggaggaaagaaaaagcagCCCCTGACAACTGAGAGCTCGCCAGACACTTAAAACCAGGCCATGTTATTCTCCTGTTGGACATAAGCAATCTCCCACAATACCAACTTCAGATAAGGTCACCACCTCTCTTCACTAAAATAAGTGGCTGTGACTCCTTTACCAATTACAGTTTGACCTTGCTCTAGCCCTATGGATTAGGCTTGTTGAAATACCCAAATATAGACTAGTCCTTGCTTTCTGACAGCATCTGATCTAGAGAGAACCCCTGCTTCCTTAGACCCTCCCTCAAGTCACCCAACCTAAGCCCAATCTTGTAAGTCCCTTCTAGCATCCTCTTACCGGGATGTCTCATGTATGAACCCCATGGTATGTTCTCCGTCGCTGCAACAAATAGTAAACTCTGcatgttcaacaaatgtttgtgcCTGGGGATCTTTGGCTAAAGGACAATCACAAAATACTTATGTCTCTTGGAGCTTTTCAGCTGAATGGATTTGTGCCCCACTCAGGAGCCCTGCCTGCATAGAGCAGAAGGGAAGAGCTGGCCTGCAGGCCCCCTTCTCATGACTGTGGAATGTGAACTGAGATTTCCACATGTGGTCCATTTTACTTCTTGAATCAGACACCTTTTACTCATTCATCTACTGATATCTCATTATATGGTTCATTTGAAATTCCAAACAAATCTCCCTTTTCCCTCGGTTGCTGACTAAACTACACAAATTATTGTGTCACCACTTGACTGACTAAATAGCCCTGCTGCCTGGATACTCCATCTTTATTCTCTCTACCCCATCAGCCTACCtcctttcaacttttttttttggtaagtgcTAGCTATACATACTAGCTATATTTTAAGCTAgtttcttttagaaattaaattCAATCTGCCCAGCAATTCCATAGAAGaaaactgagatccagagaggTTTACTAAAGTAGGAGAATCTCCATCCTATGCCacagtttttcagaaaagtaTATGTATtcattctctgtttctctctgtcgctcatacacacacacacacatacacacacacagagcaggcACTGAATAGATGTCTGACTTCTCAACAACTTGGAGCCTTCTCCAGGCTTTAACCTCTCCGAAACAGTGAAAACTGCCTGCctgtatttaaatgtattttaatcttCTTTAATCATACAACATCAGCAGAACGAAGGAGAAAGAGAGTTTTTATATGCACTCTTGTTTCAAAAATTTTGGGGTCAAATGTTGTTAAAATGGAGAATTACAGACAACCCTTCCTCCTGCCATACCCCAGAGGACACAGGCTGAACTCACTCCTCTGTCACACAGTCTCACAACTGTAAGCTGGTACAGAATCTTCTTccttctgagaaataaaaattaaatcttgaGCCCCCCAGCCAACTGAGTACAACCCCTTCTTGCCCAAAAGGACtccagagaaaccttaaaaactgagttcttggccttgcatggtggctcatgcctgtaaacccagcattttgggagactgaggcgggcagatcacttgaggttaggagttcgagaccagcctggccaacatggtaaaaccccttctctacaaaaagtacaaaaatcagctgggcatggtggcatgcacctgtaatcccagctactcgggaggctgaggtgggagaatcaattgaacctgggaggcggaggttgcagtgagctgagatcatgccactgtactccagcctgggtgacagagcaaggctctgtctcaaaacaaaacaaaacaagaaaacaaaaacaactgagTTTTTGGCAATGATGGGATGGGAGATTGGACATGCTTTGTTATACTCCATTCTTCACTAACTGCCACTAAAAGACTTTCTTTCCCAAGAGTTAAACAGAAATCAATCCATCCAACTTCCCCACATTTTTGTGGTTTCAACACAACTGACCAGCTTGTCTTCCTGATCAGAGACACCAAATCGTAGACTGGTTCTGGTCAGTTTACAGAGACTGCACATAACATGCCTCTGTGTCCTCTGTTTCACTTTTTGACATATAGGACCTAATTTTAATGCattaaatgttaagtctccacccAGAAGTGAACATAGGACTTATGGAATATgtatgtttacttatttataaatGCAACCGTCCCACTTTGTGAATATTCATAGATTCTCCTAcaacctgttgaatatgtatacTTAGCTGACCCTTTCAGCCTAAATTTTTGTCTCACCCTTCCTTTCCTTGAAGTACCTTTCTCAGTTTCTACTGGAGGCTACATTTCCCAACCCATGGAATGGCCAGCCTGCAGGTGGCAatcctttataagaaataaagctcTCTTCTCTCTGAATTTATGAAACTCATAATTCTTCAGTtgaaactcctcctcctcctccttttcctcttcttcttcttctttctcatcGTATTTGAAATTAGCATTGGGGAGGCAGTTGGGATGCAGTGCTGTAATGTTAATTGGCTTTGGTGGGAGACACTGAGTCTAGAAGTTATTAAGTCTTCTTACACGAGAATGTGCTTTTTAGCCCGTCAGCGCAATAATTCTAGGATCAAACTAAGTCACACAAGACACAAGATGCCAAAAGCTGAGGGCTATTTTTTTGGAAATCATTGATAGGTACTATCTGAGTGATACAGCAAGGAAATATGAACTTAAATCTGGCAGGTCTTGTGGGTAGAGGAGTTGTAACTTAGATTTTAGGAAGAACTAACTGAGCCTAGGGAGGAGGGCACCAATAAATATTGGGGTTTATGTTCTCTAGGTTAACCAAAACCAGGTTAATTTGTCGGTAGGGATGATTAAGGTGCAGCTTGTTTGTGGGTATGAGCAGAGCAGTGCTACTTGAAGTGGGGCTCACTTGAGTCTGCTAAGAATTAAACACTTTGCACCACAgactactgaatcagaatttctgaaAGTGGTACCCAGGAATTTACATTGTAACAAAATTTCCATAAGTGTATTCCAGTTTGCCAAGTCCTGGGCTGGGAAAGCGTTGTTTTCTGGAGCTTCCTTTTGATTTACAAGCCAGAATCCGCTTTCCAGTGGTTCAGAAAGATGCTAAATTGCTCCCAGCACTGACTTATAACATCATCCAAGTAAATTATTTAGCCATTCTGACTTTCAGTTTCTTAAATTGCAAATTAGGAATAACACTTGTACAAATGAAGCcatgtacatacatacaaacagacatacacacacagacacaagtaCATATAAGTATCTGTATGCCTACATATCtatagagacagggagagagacagtTCGAACAAATGAATCTTATGGTGAAAGCTTTTTGAAAACAATGATTATTGGAACACTAGCTTTCCATAGTCTCCTTGGTGTTCTTTCTCCTCATGGATATGTAGCTTGAGGAGATCGCTTTCCCCATCTGTTGAATAGAATATCCCAAATATCCATTGTCAGCTGCTCTGCTCTGCTGCTGTGCTGACCTGTCTTGGGACATGGCCTAGGGTGGAAGGGCGGGGCTGGAAAGCTGCTCTTTATGGAGATAGGTACTGTCTCATGTCACTATAGCTGACTTTGAACCATTCTGAGTCTCAGCCTCTAAGTGAGGATTTTCCTGGCTCTCCAAACTGCTAAGATGACTGGCACTGCAGCTGAAAAACTTCCAAGAGCTAGACCCATCCCTTCTGGGTACGGGCAAGGAAAaggcaacctgggcaacaggcgGGTTGTGAGCTGGAGTGTGTCCCCAttggagagaaataaagaatCCTTTGGGTTCATGATGTAGAGAGAGTTAAAGagtagaagaaagagagagaggcagataaagggagagagagagaaagtccaGGGAAAGTAGGCCCAGCATAAGATCTGTGGCCCAGTCCTTTGACTTTAGCCGCATTCCCTCCTGGCAAGACTCCAGGGCACCATGCAGTGTTGAGTGCAGCACAGACTGAAAGCCCTTCCATGTTGGTATGTGCAGCCTGGTATGCTCTGCTCCCTCCGCCCCTAAGCTTTCTGTTTATCCTCTGGCCTTATCCTTCTCTGGGGTGTCTCTTCTTTTGACTGGGAGCCAGGAGTCCTGGATTTTAATCCTTTCTCTGCTGCCAGTTAGCTCTGTGTCCTTGCACAATCAATTAGCATTCCTCTTGGCCTCAActtccttatttaataaaaagaaatggtgaAATGAGCAATAGGCACAAGGCAAGAAGGATTAAGCCCAGTCATCTCTAACTCCTTTCATGTTCTATGTCAATGCTTCCTTAGGAGGTTCCATGCTAACATCCTATCAGGGTTTGCTTTCTTGAGGCAAAGCCATACACTTCAAACCTTTTCTTCTCTTATCTTTGCCCACTCTGTCACCAGCATAATTCACTTTCCCAAACCCCTAGACCTGACTCTGCCTTCCAAGATGACAGATAATATATTAAATGCAGCCAGTGCCAAGCAATATTAATTTTACCTAATCTGCAAGAATAAGCATGGGACTTAGAGTCAAACAAACCTATGTAATAATCCTAGCTTATTAATTAAGGCATGACTTTAATATGGGATTTTAAAGCAAGGTATTAGACATCTCTCAGCCTCAATTTCCACCTCTAATGGATTTAATAATACCTAATTTGTAAGGCTGCAAGGCCTTAAATGGACACAAATCATGTAGagctcttagcacagtgcctggcacataatgtGGGCTCAACAACTACAGTTGTCTTCCTTTGCCCAGCTGGGTAATATTGGTATATACTCACAACCACATCCTAAAAATTCTGCCTTACAAAAGGTGATCACTGTGACCATGAGACTAAGTGGCCAGGGCTACCCATCATCCAACTCCAAGGGACGTCATCCATATAAAATGATACTGTAAATGGTATTCCGAGGGGGCAGCACTGTCAGTAGGGCTGAAGTCAAACCATGTCAGGATTTttacctctctttctttctaaacACTTGTTGGCATGCTACTCTGTTTCCGCCTTTAAACTGGTAGCTTCATCTTCAGTCTCTTCCTTCCTTACTCAACCTACATAATTAGGTGAGTTTCATCTCCGGAGGTCCAGTTCTGATTTGCCCTCCTCAATATCTTCCTAATATATGCCTAATTCAGCCAACCATAATCTCCCCCTTCACTTTTTCCTCGAGTCATCCGCCATGTTCCTTTGCACATCACTGTTTCTCTAACCAACCCTGATTTCTCTTGTCCTTAAGATTTCCTACCTCCATGCTTTGCTCTTGCTATTTCCTCATCCTGAGAAGTTACCCCTACCCATCTCTGCCTATCACAGTGCTTTTTGTCAAAGCCAGCCAAAATCTTTCCAGATATCTCTCTCCTCTAAGTCACATAGGTCTTGATATTTAACTCTCCTGTTTCTCTCCAATTTGTGTTTAGGTCTTGCATGTTCTTGTCTTTTCAAACCTACTTGATGCTTGATGGGAACAATGGCAAATACCAATTTTAATATGCCTCACAACACTTAATGCAGAGCCGTACTCATAGGAGCTGTTCAACAGATAAGTACTAAATTGAACTCAGTCTACCTGAATGTACTGCCAAATTTGATCTAGATATTGTCATTTAATAAGATGAAAACAAAGTTGCAGTCACTTCTTTGGATTCTCACAAATAGCAGGGAGATAGTACTATGTAATGGTTATAAGACTGCATATCTGAGATCAGTCACTTGAAGTACAGTGTCTAGAACAGATTAGGCatttaaatgtttgcttttgtgaataaatgaacagataGAGCAGCCTAAATTTAAATCCTGAATCCACCTTTTCTTAATTGTGCTATCCAGCTAAATTGGTTAACACTTCTAAGGCTCAGTCCCTTTATTGTTAAGATAGGATAGCAATAGTACCTACACTTGGAGGTTTTATAAATATTGAACCTAATCATGAATATAACACAATAAAGGATCTAACAGATAGTGAACCCTTATAATAgcccataataataataacagttattattattgttatattaatCATTATCTAACTTGTTGGCCTGAACAAATATTGTCTCATTTAACTCAGCATCACTTTACTTGCACAGATGCATTGCTGCTTAAAAATTCAGGCAGGTAATATggctacattttttaaattaaaagaaacctGTAAGTTAATAAACTTCTACAAATTAGGAAAGGACTTTACTCAAGTTGCACACCTTCTTTTTAAGAATGTGTGAATTGCGTGGGGGTGGGGTGCAAAAACTGgtgtttgaaaaagaaattaaaaataagtctttaagaaataaaaatctgtgtCTTTTGGCATTGCTACAGTGTAGAAAATGAATCTGCAGTATTTAGAACCATTGGCCAGATTGAAAGCTATGGTACCTAAATCCAGGCTGGATTTAGTTTCCCTGAAAGCCACCCACAACTCTAAATGCTGTTTTCTAAATGTGTGTGCTCAGAGTTTTGTTAATCCAAATATTaggtatgattttaaaaattgtagagaAACTAGCTAGTCAAATACAGGATCTTAGAACTGTGGGATTTTACAACTGAAATGGATCTTGGAGGTAATCTAGCTCAAACCCCaaattttgcagatgaaaatatGTAAGGCCTAGAGCAGTCTTATAATTGCCTGGTAACTTTCCTTTCATGGCACAGAAGAACTTACTACAACTTTTGGTGCCATCACAGGACTTTATGAATGAATGGCTTCTGCACAAAAGCGAAGAGGACAATGTCAGAATCAGTTCACTTCATAGGCTTCATCACTTGGTAAGAAGAGAAAGCCAACAAGTTCTGGGGAGTCAAGTGCTCCTTCACTGAATAAGTGATAAGTATTAATAAATTGCCTTTGGAAGGCATGACCCCAGAGCTGACAATAAGCTTTTCCTGTAGGTTCCATGCAGAAGGCTGGAGTATGTCCAataaccaaaccaaaccaaaacaaaaaactgagctTCACATTAATATAACATTCAGAATACAGCTTTGCAAATGGTTAAAAAGGAAGTCTTTCTAGTACTTCTGAGACTAAACTCCACTGGAGAATGCCAGCACATCTATAATGACAAGGTTCAGATATATTGGCAAATTATTGGTAAGTAATTTTCATAATCCTATAGAGGAAAGAATTAGTTCTACATACGGAGTcttcatttctacttttaaaatttctttttctgttcctttttcttgtcAATGATACAACTCTACTCTTCCAAATATATAAGCTAGAGAGGCAAGTAAGAAGTTCTGAATTAAAGGACTgagagcagtttttaaaaattaattccatGTGCTGTTAATAAGTGTTACCTGAACAAAAGTTAAGTGCTTGGAAAACATTGCATTAGTTAAATTTAAATAGGATTCATCACTAAAACATTCCTTAGTGCCTTTTATATGCTAATGTACACTGTGACTCCTTTGGGAGAGTTGTGTAGAATATAATGTTCAGCACTTTCCTaactgatttgatttttttaccCACAAATCCTACTTTAGTAGTAGTGTACTAGAGCATGAGTAACCAAAAAGCAGTTTAACTATGACTTGAAAACTTCTAAATTACATCAAATGAcgtaagaggaaaaaaatgaaaaccgtTTATCTTTGAGTAAATTCTTGGCTTCTTCAAAGGATGATCTCTACACAGGTAAAATGAGGGTAAAGTTCTTGGCTAAGATGCAAAGCAAGGATTTAATATGAGTAAGTGTTTTCCTAAGCGTAGAACTATGCTGGAAGCTGGAAGAGGTGATAGGAAGACTTGCATCATGCCCAAAATGTCAAAGTTAAAAATGAAGCTTCTTTCATTCAAGGTATGCAGAGAATGGAAGGAGTTGGAGTCAGTTCCCTCCCAGGCTCCTGCTGCCTTTTCACCACCTCTAGTGACCCATCAGAGATTCTTCAGAATCTGGGGACTCTATGGGATACAgttaaaaacaatacatttttatatgtacacAACTCCCTCACTTTCTAAGTTTGTGAGAAAGGGGGTAAATTGCTAATTaccagaaaaaataatgtttgtaGACAGCGGTGCTATAAAGCAAAAAGCCCTCTTGTTTTGATGAATACTTTGTTGCAACTAGCTGAGTTTAGACTTAGGAAGCTGGAGAGAGTTGACTAGTTAGGCATAATCATCTAGATGTGTTAATCTAGTTACACAATCATCTAGAATGTTGGGTCTCAAAGGCAATCTaagggtaaagaaagaaaataagtgaaaaatggtAAAGGAGGAGAAGATTCAGTCAGAGGATATGAAGCTGAGGTACACAGTGTTGCAGATGTTGTCAGGGGCTGTTATCCTAGGGCAGAAGATTTgtaattcaagacaagcctaaaATTCGATTTTAAATTATGTACATTATTGTGATTATAAGCCATTCCTGGCCTCTTCAGATcttcagtaaaattttaaaaatattgtggaAATGAACATGAAGCAAGTTTCATGTCTCAGAATGGGACATGGACAGACTGTGTGGGACAATTAAATCATAAAATGATATAATCCAGTAGTAGAAAGGGCTCCTACCATACAAATAGAAGAAATGTAGACATTAGCAGAAATCATAGAGAAAGCCAGGCACTTTAATAGACTATACAATGAATGGTTGgtaatgttatttaaattttaaggaaCAGAGCAGTCCCAGCTAATGGACCATTCTGAATAACAGAAGAAAGTTTTGATTTCATATGGAAGAACTTTTCCACTCCAATGACTTGGAGTTTCCACCACCAAGAAATGCCAACAACCCCCAAATGAGTTGGCCTGTATTTCTAATGATCAATTAGCCACATCTACTTGAATGCCTTACTCATGCTTTAAATTCAGCATGACCCTGATGGTACCTTCCCCACTTCCTCCCAAATCCCTGTGTCTTTGTTTCCTGAGTCTGTGAATGCTTCCATTACCTGTCCTGCTTATCCTGAACTCTTTTCTCCCATTTATACCACATATGGAACTAGTCACTGAACCATTTTAATTTTCACTGCTTGCATATGATCCGCTTCTGTGTTTTTTCGCTTCCCCAGTGTAGCTTGCATTACCTTGCTGAAACAGTTCTAAGCACTTATCAACTGCTCACTTTCTCCATTCCATCAATCCTCCAGGCTGCATCAGTTATTTCATAAAACACAGATCATGTCAAGTCATGttacttttaaactttattatcTAGCTCCCCATTGCTCATAGGATGAGGGTCTCTGTAGCCTGGTTAAAAGATTTCTGGAAAATGTGTTCTTGCACCACTCCAAGCTTTAACTCCTTTCATTCCCCGTCCTATATGCTATGCCACAAGGTCACACGTACTATTTTCACTGCCTAatcttttctcttcatcttttgtctttttccacAAAGACCTTGAGTCCAAGCAAAACATTCACGCTCTGTGTCTTTAGCATAATTCAAAATGtcaatgaaagataaaaataagagatCTGATAAGGATTTATGTTCTTTCTTCAGATGATGTTtgcattatttaacattttacctcaaaagaataaataatatgtataattcAGCATATTGTGTCACACTTGCAGGAAAAAACCTGTGATTGCTCAAGTTATACCTCACAGGTAATGAACATTCTACATGTTTGGCTGGGCTTGACCAATGAAGTGACCACTGTCTCAGGGGTAACCATTCCTTATAAGGCTGCATATGTAGTATAAAAGGCATAGGATATAGTTTGAGAATAGAGTTTGAGTATCCATGTTATCATTCACTGTTGAAGTGGTCTTAGGaaaaatatatcacttttttgaacctcattttttaaatctgtaagaCAATATCTGCTTCTCAGGGTTGTTATGCATTTCAAATGGAATTAGGGATATTAAAAGACTCTGCAAATGGTGGAGAAAGGATATTGCAATCTATAAAGCAACACACAAATGTGAAAAAAGGGTGCTATGAAAAGACAACTAGACATGGAGTCAAAATACATGGGGTTATGGGTTGATCTGTGGTCCACAAAAAGACATGTTAAAGTCCTTAACCCCCGCTACCTGtgagtgtgaccttatttggaaactgGTTCCTTGCCGAAGTAATTAAGATGAGGTTATTAGAGCAggccctaattcaatatgactagTATCCTTATAAGCAAAGGAAAACACagagacacatgagaaaatggcatgagaaaaaggaggcagagactggagtgatgtatGTATAAGCCAAGTAACACTCAGGCTtgccagccaccaccagaacctaGGAGACAGGCATAGAACAGATTCTCTCTTAGAGTCCTCAGGAGGAACCAACCCCGCCGacactgatttcagacttctaggtttcagaactgtgagataatatatttttattgttttaagacacccaatttgtggtactttgttattgCAGCCCCGGGGACCTAAATACGTAAGTGTGAATTTTAGCTTCATCACTTGTGAGCTCTATGAATTCAAGTTAAATTATTTGAGGTTTTCCCCCTGACATTTTAAAGACACTTACCTTTCTGTGATTGTTTCTCTGAGGCCACTTGCCACCCCTTTGACTACAGTGCTAGCTTTGGGGGTCAGCACCACCTGAGATATAAAAAACgatcccttctttcttctttcagtgATGGATGCTTGAAGAAACTGGATCAGTTTCTCAGGGTCTGTGGTGTTGGCCCAGGGTGCTGGCATCATCTGCCCGGGCCAGAGAAAGGGCACTTCCAGAGCCACTGGACTATGGTAGAAGACCAGCACTTGATAGTCCTTCTCCCACAGGTACTTTAAACTAACTTCCTGGGCAAAAATCGCTGGGCacattttatttccatagatGTCTTTCAGCATTTGGACCAGTTTTTCATGGTGATATTTCTGCATCCCATAGAAGTGGTTGAAGTCCAAGAACACTACCTCCTTATGGTGATCTGTGAGGAATGCATTGATCTCCTCAAGGCCTTCATTGACTTTGGCACTGAACAAACCATGAGCAAAATAGAGTTCATTGTCGGGGTCTCTGGGCTTGGTGGAAATTCGAAGATCAAAATAACGAATTCCAGCTCCTAGCTGGCCAGTAAAATTCATTGTCTGAGTGGCCAACCATTTCCGCATGAGCTTTTTGGCCACAGTTCCAAACACAGAGACAAAATTCTGGACAGTTTCTGGCTGTTCAGGACCTACTGGAGAGGCTTCATCAATGTAGAAGCTGAAGGAATCATGAGACCCTAGGAGAATAACAAGCATAGTGTGGTTAATTTCCAGGTCTTTGCCCTTCCCAACTTCTTTCCCTCTTGCAATATCCGTACCTCTCCCTCAAATGAGACACAGGAAATACTAAGAAATTTAGTACTAGTTATTTTTTATGCCTTAGGAGAGTCCTTTACATAATTTGACATAAGACACAGAACACTTCAATAGATCAAATTGGTTATAAAAGAATAAGAAGATTTCGTtatcattaaatttaaaatttaaataatcatcTATTCTGTGAACCGAGAATGTAATACACTCACTAGAATTGGCTTTCCATATGGGTGACATAAGTGATCATTCATAAAGCGATATGTATGAAGACTCACCAGTACCCCAATACTTTACAGTCTTACCCTTCT
The Macaca mulatta isolate MMU2019108-1 chromosome 6, T2T-MMU8v2.0, whole genome shotgun sequence DNA segment above includes these coding regions:
- the PLCXD3 gene encoding PI-PLC X domain-containing protein 3 — translated: MASSQGKNELKLADWMASLPESIHSIPLTNLAIPGSHDSFSFYIDEASPVGPEQPETVQNFVSVFGTVAKKLMRKWLATQTMNFTGQLGAGIRYFDLRISTKPRDPDNELYFAHGLFSAKVNEGLEEINAFLTDHHKEVVFLDFNHFYGMQKYHHEKLVQMLKDIYGNKMCPAIFAQEVSLKYLWEKDYQVLVFYHSPVALEVPFLWPGQMMPAPWANTTDPEKLIQFLQASITERRKKGSFFISQVVLTPKASTVVKGVASGLRETITERALPAMMQWVRTQKPGESGINIVTADFVELGDFISTVIKLNYVFDEGEANT